The DNA window ACGCGCGTCTTCTCGCCAGGCTGCTTGCCTGCTAGTTCGTGGGTAGAGCTCAATCGGGGGAGTGAGCATGGCCACCATCGCAGTTCCCGTCACCGGCCCGCTCGTCGAACCGCAAGCCGGCGGCGGCCTGACCCGGGCCGGCCAGGCGCGCATCGACACGATCGACATGCTGCGGGGCCTGGTGATCGCCATCATGGTTCTCGACCATGTCCGCGACTTCTTCCACGCCAGCGTCAACAGCTTCGACCCAACAGATGCGGCGCGCAGCTGGCCCCTGCTCTACCTGACGCGCTGGATCACCCATCTGTGCGCGCCGACCTTCGTGCTTCTGTCCGGCGTGTCCATTTACCTGCAAAAGGCCAACGGCAAGACAGGCGCCGACCTCAGCCGCTTCCTCGTTTCCCGCGGCCTTTGGCTGGTGTTGCTGGAATGCACGATCATCATGTTCGCCTGGAACTTCGGGAAGCCCTTCTGGCTGCTTCAGGTGATCTGGGCGATCGGCTGGGGGATGGTCGGCATGGCTGTGCTTGCCCATCTTCCACACCGCGCCGTCCTCGCAATCGGCGTCGCCATCATCGCCTTGTCGCCCTTCGTCTTGCCGCCGTTCGCGCCGGCCGCGAGCGCTTCCGAGATCCTCCGCCAGCTGCTGTTCGGCACTGCTCCAGTCGCGGGCGCGCCAATCTTCATCGCTTATGCGATCGTCCCCTGGTTTGGCGTCATGGCGATCGGCTTCGGCCTTGGACCTTTGTTCGCGGCCCCGCGGCAACGCCAGTTGCGCACACTGCTTCCGCTGGCGCTCGGCTTGATCGCGCTGTTCGCATTGCTTCGCGGGCTCAACGGCTACGGCAATCCGGTGCCGTGGCGCGCGTTCGGCGATCCGGTGCGCACGGCGATGAGCTTTTTCGACGTGTTCAAATATCCGCCGAGCCCCGACTTCGTCGCCATCACCATCGGTTTTTCGCTGCTGCTGTTCCTGGCCATCGCCCACCTGCGCGGTGCCCCTGCCCGCGTTCTCGGCGACTTCGGTCGAACGCCGCTCTTCACCTACATCGCCCACCTCTACATCGCCCGCATCCTGATGCTGGCGGCGGCAATCGCAATCGGCCGGCCGGAGGCCGCGCTCAACCTCTTCACCCAGGTGTTCGGCGGCAATGCCCCGCAGGACTGGGGCTGGTCGCTAGGCGTGGTCTATGGCGTCTGGGCACTGGTCATCGCCATTCTCATCCCGCTCTCCCGCTGGTTCGCCCAGCTGAAGCGCAGGCGGCGCGATTGGTGGATGTCCTACCTCTGACCTAGACCGGCCCCGCGAAACTTTTTGCCGCCTCGGCGCGTCTCGCGCATGTGGGTGCGTATCGTTTCGGGGAGACTATCGATCGTGAAGACTAGCCGCTGGCTCATTGCGGGCGCGTTCGCCCTCACCACCGTTCCTGCCGCCGCCCAGACCTTCAGCCCGGCCCGGCTCTCGCAACATGTGAAGACGCTTGGCTCCGACGCGTTCGAAGGCCGTGCGCCCAACACGCGCGCCGAAACCAAGACCGTCGACTATATCGTGCGCAACTTCCGCGCCGCTGGCCTGCAGCCCGGCGGAGACCTAGAGAACGGCAAGCGCAGCTGGACCCAGAAAGTGCCGCTGCTGCAATCGCAATGGACTGCAACGCCGCAGCTTTCGATGAACGTCGCCGGCCAGCCGCTCGCCCTCACCCAAGGCGAGGAGATGGTCGTCCGCTCGCCGATGAACGGCACCAAAGCGATCGACCTCGCCAATGCGCCGCTCGTCTTCGCCGGCTATGGCGTCAAGGCGCAGGAGCGCGGCTGGGACGACTTCAAGGGCCAGGACCTCAAGGGCAAGATCCTCGTCGTCCTCGTCAACGATCCCGACTTCGAAGGCGGCGAAGGCGACTTCGGCGGCAAGGCCATGACCTATTACGGCCGCTGGACCTACAAATATGAGGAAGGCGCGCGCCAGGGCGCCGCCGGCGTGCTTGTCATCCACGAAACCGAGCCCGCCTCCTACGGCTGGAACACGGTCAAGAATTCCAACACCAACACCATGTTCGACATCGTCCGCGACAATCCGGCGGCCGATCATCCGCTGGTCGAAGGATGGATCCAGCGCGACATCGCCCACCGGCTGTTCGCCGCTTCGGGCCTCAACTTCGACGCGATGAAGGCGGCGGCGCGGCGCAAGGACTTCCGCCCGGTGCCGCTCAAGGCCGCGCTCAACGTCCGCGGCAATGCGTCGGCCGAAGTCATCACCTCGCACAATGTCGTCGGGCTTCTGCCTGGCAAGAAATATCCCGACGAGACGATCATCTATTCGGGCCACTGGGACCATCTCGGCATCGGCAAGCCGGATGCGAACGGCGACGCCATCTATAATGGCGCACTCGATAATTCGACCGGCATCGCCCACCTGATCGAGCAGGCTCGCGCCTTCGCGCGCGCGCCGCGTCCCGACCGCTCGATCGTCTTCCTCGCCGTCACCGCGGAGGAGAAGGGCCTGCTCGGCACCAAATATTATGCCAGCAACCCGCTCTATCCGCTCGGCAAGACCGTCGCCGTGCTCAACACCGACTCCATGGGCGTGTTCGGCCCGGCGCGCGACTTCAGCATCTCCGGCACCGCGCGCCTCGGCCTGCTCGACGTGCTGGTCGAAGAGGGCAAGCGTCTCGGCAAAACCTTCACGCCCGACGCCCACCCCGAAACCGGCGGCTTCTACCGCTCCGACCATTTCGCCATGGCGCAGGCCGGCGTTCCCGCCGTCTCCTACGAATCCGGCTCCGACCTTGTGAACGGCGGCAGGGCTCGCAGCGAGCAGATCGGCCGCGACTATGTCGAGAAGCGCTACCACCAGCCCGACGACGAATGGGAGCCGAGCTGGGACTTCCGCGGCATCGCCGCCGATGCGCTGCTGCTGCACCGGGTCGGCATGCGGCTCGCCAATTCGCGCGAATGGCCGAACTGGTCCGAGGACAGCGAATTCCGCGCCACCCGCGACGCCACTGCCGCCGAGCGCAGCGGCGACGCGCCGCCCGCCCCTGCGCCGCAAAAGGGCGAACGCGGTTGAGCGAAACGCTCCAGCCGGCGCTCCCCGACGCGCTGGACGAGCAAGCCGAGCGGCTGATGCGCCGCGTCTGCGAAAGGGAGCTGAAGGTCGCCACCGCTGAAAGCTGCACGGGCGGGATGCTCGCCGCGCTACTGACGGACATCGAAGGCGCAGGGCACGGCTTCGACCGCGGCTTCGTCACCTATGAAAAGGAGGCGAAGACCAACCTCCTGGGCATCTCTCCCGCACTCGTCGAGCAAAACGACGCGGTTTCCGAAGCTGTCGCCAGGGCCATGGCCGAAGGGGCGCTGTCGCGCTCCCAAGCCGACCTCGCCTTCGGCGTCACCGGCTTTGCGGGCCCCGCCGGCGAAGGCAGCGAGGAAGGCCTCGTCCACATGGCGCTCGCCCGCCGCAACGGCGCCACCATGCACCGCGTCGGCCACTTCGGCGCGATCGGCCGTGGCCCGGTGCGGGTGAAAAGCCTCGAGGTCATGCTCGACATGCTTGAGAAGGCGCTCGAGGAAGAGTAGTTCCCCCTTTGTTCCAGCGGAGTCGCAACGGAGGGAGAGCGCCATGTCCGACCTGATTTTCTACACCAACCCGCAGTCGCGCGGTCAGACTATCCGCTGGATGCTCGAGGAGGTCGGCGCCCCCTACGAGACGCGGATCCTGGATTACGGCACGACCATGAAAAGCGACGAATATCTGGCGATCAACCCGATGGGGAAGGTTCCGGCCATCGTCCACAACGGCAAGGTGGTCACCGAGGTCGCGGCGATCTGCTGCTACCTCGCAGACGCCTTTCCGGAAGCAAACCTCGCACCACCGGCGACACAACGTGCGGATTATTACCGCTGGATCTTCTTCTGCTCTGGCCCGGTCGAGGCAGCCTTCACCAACAAGGCGCAGGGCTGGGACGCACCCGACCGCCAGGCGATGCTCGGCTACGGCAATTACGATCTAACCATGGCCACGCTGGAGAAGGCGATCGGCGGGAAGCCGTACATCGCCGCCGACCATTTCACCGCCGCCGATCTGTTCGTCGGGGCGATGATCAACTTCATGCTGACCTTCAAGCTGCTCGAGCCGAAACCGGTATTCAGCGACTATGCGCAGCGGATGACCGAGCGCGACGCCTACCGCCGCGCGCAGCAGATCGACGCCGACCTCATCAAGGCCGCAAGTCAGTAACACGCCTCCATGTGGCGCTGCTCGCAAACTCTTCCCGCTTGTGATTGGCGGGCAAGGGTTCCACACACCGCCGATGGACGCCGTCACTCCTGCGCACCTTCGCACGACCGCCTTCCTCGACGGCGGCGGTGAACTCGGGCGGCTGATTGCCGAATTCGATTGGGCCGGCACCTCGGCGGGCCCGATCGAAAGCTGGTCGCAGGTAATGAAGACCACCGTCGGGCTCGTGCTGCGGTCGCCGGTTCCGATCGTCACTCTGTGGGGCGCAACGGGAGTGATGATCTACAATGACGGCTATGCGGCCTTC is part of the Sphingomicrobium sp. genome and encodes:
- a CDS encoding heparan-alpha-glucosaminide N-acetyltransferase domain-containing protein, translated to MATIAVPVTGPLVEPQAGGGLTRAGQARIDTIDMLRGLVIAIMVLDHVRDFFHASVNSFDPTDAARSWPLLYLTRWITHLCAPTFVLLSGVSIYLQKANGKTGADLSRFLVSRGLWLVLLECTIIMFAWNFGKPFWLLQVIWAIGWGMVGMAVLAHLPHRAVLAIGVAIIALSPFVLPPFAPAASASEILRQLLFGTAPVAGAPIFIAYAIVPWFGVMAIGFGLGPLFAAPRQRQLRTLLPLALGLIALFALLRGLNGYGNPVPWRAFGDPVRTAMSFFDVFKYPPSPDFVAITIGFSLLLFLAIAHLRGAPARVLGDFGRTPLFTYIAHLYIARILMLAAAIAIGRPEAALNLFTQVFGGNAPQDWGWSLGVVYGVWALVIAILIPLSRWFAQLKRRRRDWWMSYL
- a CDS encoding M28 family metallopeptidase; the protein is MKTSRWLIAGAFALTTVPAAAQTFSPARLSQHVKTLGSDAFEGRAPNTRAETKTVDYIVRNFRAAGLQPGGDLENGKRSWTQKVPLLQSQWTATPQLSMNVAGQPLALTQGEEMVVRSPMNGTKAIDLANAPLVFAGYGVKAQERGWDDFKGQDLKGKILVVLVNDPDFEGGEGDFGGKAMTYYGRWTYKYEEGARQGAAGVLVIHETEPASYGWNTVKNSNTNTMFDIVRDNPAADHPLVEGWIQRDIAHRLFAASGLNFDAMKAAARRKDFRPVPLKAALNVRGNASAEVITSHNVVGLLPGKKYPDETIIYSGHWDHLGIGKPDANGDAIYNGALDNSTGIAHLIEQARAFARAPRPDRSIVFLAVTAEEKGLLGTKYYASNPLYPLGKTVAVLNTDSMGVFGPARDFSISGTARLGLLDVLVEEGKRLGKTFTPDAHPETGGFYRSDHFAMAQAGVPAVSYESGSDLVNGGRARSEQIGRDYVEKRYHQPDDEWEPSWDFRGIAADALLLHRVGMRLANSREWPNWSEDSEFRATRDATAAERSGDAPPAPAPQKGERG
- a CDS encoding CinA family protein, whose amino-acid sequence is MSETLQPALPDALDEQAERLMRRVCERELKVATAESCTGGMLAALLTDIEGAGHGFDRGFVTYEKEAKTNLLGISPALVEQNDAVSEAVARAMAEGALSRSQADLAFGVTGFAGPAGEGSEEGLVHMALARRNGATMHRVGHFGAIGRGPVRVKSLEVMLDMLEKALEEE
- a CDS encoding glutathione S-transferase family protein, which translates into the protein MSDLIFYTNPQSRGQTIRWMLEEVGAPYETRILDYGTTMKSDEYLAINPMGKVPAIVHNGKVVTEVAAICCYLADAFPEANLAPPATQRADYYRWIFFCSGPVEAAFTNKAQGWDAPDRQAMLGYGNYDLTMATLEKAIGGKPYIAADHFTAADLFVGAMINFMLTFKLLEPKPVFSDYAQRMTERDAYRRAQQIDADLIKAASQ